A section of the Lineus longissimus chromosome 1, tnLinLong1.2, whole genome shotgun sequence genome encodes:
- the LOC135483271 gene encoding neuronal acetylcholine receptor subunit alpha-9-like has protein sequence MLRHGLICVVFLQQFIALALSEGSYPYYARLYNDLFQDYNPRLLPAKDASAPVNSTIGMTLINLKLDTSAGSLYTNVWLQQDWHDFRLQWDPEGYDGITQITVPYDQVWRPDMSLFNSDKPQDMNPPSDEGNVVVFSSGNVLFVRHVGLSSLCMPNDQGPNGEQHCEMKIGSWVNSGYRLDVYNSNDKIDLTSYAGNPDWTITKTLAKRHVRHYSCCPEPYVDITFSIWFKEK, from the exons ATGTTGCGCCACGGGTTGATCTGTGTCGTTTTCCTTCAACAGTTTATCG CTCTGGCTCTGTCTGAAGGATCATACCCCTATTACGCTCGCCTTTATAACGACTTATTCCAAGACTATAACCCACGACTACTGCCAGCTAAGGATGCATCTGCTCCGGTCAACTCAACTATCGGAATGACCCTCATCAACCTGAAACTG GATACGTCTGCTGGGAGTTTGTACACTAACGTTTGGCTTCAACAG GATTGGCACGATTTTCGACTCCAATGGGACCCTGAAGGATATGACGGCATCACACAGATCACAGTACCTTATGATCAGGTGTGGCGTCCAGACATGTCGCTCTTCAACAG tGATAAGCCACAAGACATGAATCCACCCTCAGATGAAGGCAACGTGGTCGTGTTCAGCTCAGGCAATGTGTTGTTTGTCCGACACGTGGGTCTATCAAGCCTATGTATGCCTAATGACCAGGGACCAAACGGCGAGCAGCACTGCGAAATGAAGATCGGATCCTGGGTCAACAGTGGCTACCGT TTGGATGTTTACAACTCGAACGACAAGATAGATCTGACGTCATATGCCGGGAATCCAGACTGGACGATAACGAAAACATTGGCCAAAAGACACGTACGGCACTACAGCTGCTGCCCGGAACCTTACGTCGACATTACCTTCAGTATCTGGTTCAAGGAAAAGTAG
- the LOC135483205 gene encoding body wall hemoglobin-like, whose amino-acid sequence MSWDTVNKTALVDSFYHKLFTTHPEYQDKFSFKGVALGSLTGNASYKTQRDKTVAYINDAVAGKADAAGLAARHKPRHVGAAEFSNAKKCLADAAAENHCSTDFGGAIDAIIGHL is encoded by the exons ATGTCTTGGGATACTGTCAACAAAACTGCTCTCGTCGACAGCTTCTACCACAA GTTGTTCACGACCCACCCGGAATACCAGGACAAGTTCTCATTCAAGGGAGTTGCTCTGGGAAGTCTTACAGGAAACGCCTCCTACAAAACACAGAGGGACAAGACCGTCGCCTACATCAACGATGCCGTCGCAGGCAAGGCTGACGCAGCTGGTCTGGCAGCCAGACATAAGCCTCGCCATGTTGGAGCAGCCGAATTCTCT AACGCCAAGAAGTGTTTGGCTGATGCGGCGGCAGAAAACCATTGCAGCACGGACTTCGGAGGAGCCATCGACGCCATCATCGGCCACTTGTAA
- the LOC135483238 gene encoding uncharacterized protein LOC135483238, translating to MVRHPTTTLFLLAYMFQNAFTYIDITPPRNDQYVHRTSNFYFVDANYTVGPELKNGFLDILELDLTPDSWVIVFKLSNNYRRHVNRPCQTRHLQNDLILKVYDQNSKIRDGDNPDGFHVTTNSVLCILALHKDSNNQAWGALKYRYEDTERRSVGYLSSTLRYTLRMNVATLTRCVRIKPEHSLAISFLKNLKNQTSADRVIIKRRDYGVTRICNPAIYGRRTACYEQNLRSHFQEVMTMSAQTPSMHYPTPKVVPSGNGSEVCFYFEAINGREFKEDVQIQLADYPECIGNVTDQMGIFTSPGYPEAYAMNLSCSWNMLVEPGQRILLRLEDTQSDCVNDFVKLDGVAGSLNNAQILCGTSMTGSSFLSASNWLTLTFRTNMYKTLKGFLANYTAIGCSLNNTRLLAHTRILNHDGGYIPPGFRIRVGCERGYIFPSRVNEASLECLANNTWGGYVPFCVKYSVCNGTLASTSGSITSPDYPKPYPRDISCEWRIKVEDGQTVQVRIEDIKSNCVYDYILLDESANITDTSLSTEDSGPDTNATASPVEPTNGTLPTPTPAPQTTASRTYMNQIICSDTAVKGNVYESRGNTMSIIFLTSVHDGSGYFKLSYKATGCSLDSSTPVESYRVLNPSMNYPIGYQLEVGCKGQEERFSTGDLTITVICQENGKWKGTIPLCVWL from the exons ATGGTGCGGCATCCTACGACTACTTTGTTCCTTTTGGCATACATGTTTCAAAACGCTTTTACCTACA TTGACATCACACCGCCACGCAATGATCAGTACGTCCATCGCACGTCTAACTTCTACTTCGTCGACGCGAACTACACGGTCGGACCAGAACTTAAGAATGGCTTCCTTGACATTCTTGAATTGGATCTGACGCCAGATTCGTGGGTGATTGtcttcaagttgtcaaacaacTACCGGCGGCATGTGAATCGTCCCTGCCAGACCAGGCACCTGCAGAATGATCTCATACTGAAAGTCTACGACCAGAATAGTAAAATAAGGGATGGCGACAACCCTGATGGGTTCCATGTTACTACTAACTCAGTGCTGTGTATTCTGGCACTTCATAAGGATTCCAATAATCAAGCGTGGGGTGCTCTGAAATACAGATACGAAG ATACAGAACGTCGTTCCGTGGGCTACCTATCATCTACCCTTCGGTACACCCTACGAATGAACGTAGCCACGTTGACGCGATGTGTTAGAATCAAACCAGAGCATTCCTTGGCAATATCATTCCTGAAGAACCTAAAGAACCAGACATCAGCAGACAGGGTGATTATCAAGCGAAGGGACTATGGGGTAACACGAATTTGTAATCCTGCTATATATGGACGACGTACGGCCTGTTATGAGCAGAATCTTCGAAGCCATTTTCAAGAAGTGATGACGATGTCAGCCCAAACCCCTTCCATGCATTACCCAACGCCAAAGGTTGTGCCGAGTGGAAATGGTTCAGAAGTTTGTTTCTATTTTGAGGCTATCAATGGACGCGAGTTTAAAGAAGACGTTCAAATACAACTTGCAG ACTACCCCGAATGTATTGGCAATGTCACAGACCAAATGGGAATATTTACCAGCCCAGGCTATCCCGAAGCATATGCAATGAATCTCAGCTGCTCTTGGAACATGCTAGTTGAGCCCGGACAAAGAATCCTGTTAAGGTTGGAAGACACTCAGAGCGACTGTGTAAACGACTTTGTTAAGCTAGATGGTGTTGCTGGTAGCTTGAATAACGCCCAGATCCTGTGTGGAACATCTATGACGGGCAGCAGCTTCCTGAGCGCGTCAAACTGGCTCACCTTAACATTTAGGACAAACATGTACAAGACTCTTAAAGGCTTTCTAGCAAATTATACAG CCATCGGCTGCAGCCTGAACAATACCCGTCTTCTTGCACATACGAGAATTCTGAATCATGATGGTGGCTACATACCACCAGGCTTCCGAATTAGAGTTGGCTGCGAACGTGGCTACATCTTTCCCAGCAGGGTGAACGAGGCCAGCCTTGAGTGTCTGGCGAACAATACTTGGGGTGGCTATGTACCATTTTGTGTCA AGTATTCCGTTTGCAACGGCACCCTGGCGTCCACATCTGGCTCTATAACAAGCCCCGACTACCCAAAACCCTACCCTAGAGACATTTCCTGCGAGTGGAGAATCAAAGTAGAAGACGGCCAAACTGTTCAAGTGAGAATTGAAGACATCAAGAGCAATTGCGTATATGATTACATCCTTCTTGACGAGTCCGCAAACATCACCGATACCAGCCTTTCCACTGAAGATAGCGGCCCTGACACAAATGCCACTGCATCGCCTGTGGAACCGACTAACGGAACCCTACCGACTCCAACACCAGCCCCTCAAACTACTGCTTCAAGAACATATATGAATCAAATAATTTGCAGTGACACTGCTGTCAAAGGAAATGTTTACGAGTCGAGAGGGAATACCATGTCAATTATATTCCTCACCAGTGTCCATGATGGCAGTGGCTACTTCAAATTAAGCTACAAAG CGACCGGATGCTCTCTTGACAGTTCGACCCCAGTAGAAAGTTACAGAGTTTTGAATCCGTCCATGAACTATCCTATTGGATATCAACTTGAAGTCGGCTGCAAGGGCCAAGAAGAGAGGTTTTCTACAGGTGACCTCACCATAACCGTAATTTGCCAAGAAAATGGCAAATGGAAGGGAACAATTCCCCTTTGTGTCTGGCTGTAA
- the LOC135496684 gene encoding FMRFamide-activated amiloride-sensitive sodium channel-like: MDRKPSSAMKRNTVSSERQKLAPWPSYDVSEAPTTTRGIFIKFGLMSTIRGIPRILRARNKYLTILWATTVLAFLVLSFFQVYQIVDGYLSYTVKQERHIKLSRSATFPDITVCSLQPFRSKKSVMKDKVDNAAMLINDYFFNVAHRVLNQSLSDYMESEFQYQTGAVHWTRDNEHYYDDEDSEPNAELRRRRRSPKHMPRGESNHLVDDETMRNMLMTTAGLYQNIPLYQRRKLGHQKTMIDQCTYTVQTVKEKRLQTVNCTIEAFYYPQFFSCYTISLGDHKGIVVELVVNLFLDDDVSLQYPKHYTRDEDSQKHGVRVVIHEPYSYPDVQRDGHDVPPGVSANFVIKTTKLKHLAPPYGSCAHNVEPIKDMDGKRFEYRKTTCEQQAIQRKINTYCHCIDPGKITDPVTSVSLPYCMDIGFSKSVISHRLACMYDFNMNPPGSYQCSTRCTYYIYSTTIDMAKWPHESFHLQLYETAQKNRNVSFPHLDEAIKKLKHADSNVNETQLEMSKSMVTDWLLKRHVFQRNFVSLTVSRPSFEIDYVVDVPEIDVPTLVSRIGGIMSFWLGITFITIIEFVEVVYDAVSLMLKNRKERLRRKNPGVENRI, translated from the coding sequence ATGGATCGTAAGCCATCTTCCGCTATGAAAAGAAATACTGTTTCAAGTGAGAGACAAAAGTTGGCCCCGTGGCCATCATACGATGTTTCTGAGGCACCAACGACCACCAGGGGGATATTCATCAAGTTTGGGTTAATGAGCACAATAAGAGGTATACCAAGGATACTCCGAGCAAGGAACAAATATCTCACCATCCTTTGGGCCACGACGGTGTTGGCGTTTCTGGTACTATCCTTTTTCCAAGTGTATCAAATCGTGGATGGGTACCTGAGTTATACTGTTAAGCAGGAGCGTCATATAAAACTCTCGCGGAGTGCAACATTTCCCGATATCACTGTATGCAGCCTTCAACCGTTCAGGAGTAAGAAATCAGTGATGAAAGACAAAGTTGATAATGCAGCTATGCTAATTAATGATTACTTCTTTAATGTGGCGCATCGTGTTTTAAACCAATCGCTCTCGGACTATATGGAGTCGGAGTTTCAGTACCAAACTGGTGCCGTCCACTGGACGCGGGACAATGAACATTACTATGATGATGAAGATAGCGAGCCAAACGCAGAGTTACGAAGGAGGAGGCGTTCACCGAAACACATGCCCAGGGGTGAATCAAACCACTTAGTTGATGATGAAACAATGCGAAATATGCTGATGACAACTGCTGGACTTTACCAAAATATCCCACTTTATCAACGACggaagcttggtcatcaaaaaACAATGATAGACCAGTGCACTTATACTGTACAAACTGTCAAGGAAAAGCGCTTACAAACTGTAAACTGTACAATTGAGGCGTTTTACTATCCACAATTTTTCAGTTGCTATACAATATCTTTGGGAGATCACAAGGGGATAGTTGTAGAGCTGGTAGTTAATCTGTttcttgatgatgacgtgtcctTACAGTACCCAAAACACTACACACGAGATGAGGATTCGCAAAAACATGGTGTGAGGGTTGTCATACACGAACCTTATAGTTACCCAGATGTCCAGCGTGATGGCCATGATGTTCCACCTGGGGTGTCAGCAAATTTCGTTATCAAGACGACGAAACTCAAACATCTGGCGCCGCCATACGGCAGTTGTGCTCACAACGTTGAGCCCATCAAAGACATGGACGGCAAGCGCTTCGAATATCGGAAGACCACGTGTGAGCAACAGGCAATACAGCGGAAAATAAACACGTATTGTCACTGTATTGACCCAGGTAAGATCACGGATCCTGTCACCTCCGTGTCACTTCCGTATTGCATGGATATTGGCTTCAGCAAAAGTGTCATCTCTCACAGGCTCGCGTGCATGTACGACTTCAACATGAACCCCCCTGGGAGTTACCAGTGCTCAACCCGCTGCACATATTACATATACAGTACGACAATCGACATGGCAAAATGGCCACACGAGTCATTCCATTTGCAGCTGTACGAAACTGCGCAGAAAAATCGGAACGTCAGTTTTCCACATTTAGATGAAGCTATCAAGAAATTAAAACATGCTGATTCAAATGTCAATGAAACCCAACTTGAGATGTCGAAGTCTATGGTGACGGACTGGTTGTTGAAGAGACACGTTTTTCAGCGGAATTTTGTTTCTCTGACCGTTAGCAGGCCTTCGTTTGAGATTGATTACGTTGTAGATGTACCTGAGATCGACGTGCCGACACTGGTGAGTAGGATTGGTGGAATCATGAGTTTCTGGTTGGGAATTACATTCATCACTATAATTGAATTCGTGGAAGTTGTTTATGATGCTGTTTCCCTCATGTTAAAGAATCGCAAAGAGAGGCTGAGACGGAAGAACCCGGGAGTGGAAAATAGAATCTGA
- the LOC135496694 gene encoding FMRFamide-activated amiloride-sensitive sodium channel-like produces the protein MAMRTKQKKAPWAKVDVHQAPTSPTEIFIKFGLMSTVRGIPRIFKARNRFLSIFWATTVIAFLVVSFFQVYQIVDGFLGYNIKQEHNIKLSRSATFPDITVCSLQPFRSKKSLMSDKVKRADALINEYFFNVSKRITNQSYEDYIETEFQYKAGSVHWSRDNDHYYDDDEALLNLDWWGDADSEGGNDETPTYDSGDTAGWTVRNRRKRTPKINLANKREHLVDDETMRNILMTTTGLYQNIPRQLQQKLGHQKTIIDQCIYTVQTVKEKRLETVNCTIQVFHFPQYFNCYTISLGKGKGTVLEVVVNLFLDDDVSLEYPKHYTRDTDSQKHGVRVVIHDPYSYPDVRHDGHDVPPGMSANFILRTNMRKHLAAPYGTCYNDAAPIEDMHGNQFKYRRKTCEDQAIQRKINKDCHCIDPGKITDPVTSRNLSLPNGRLPYCMDIRFSKTTISSRLACMYDYNMNPPGPGLYKCPSRCKHYAYITTMDMAKWPHESFHLPLYETAQQDRNVSFPHLDKAIHKMKEAESNDTAEQLRETIETSVTDWLLKTHVFQRNFASLTVRRPTFEVNYIVDKPSIDAPTLMSRIGGIMSFWLGITFITIIEFVEVVYDAISLMLKNRKKRLRRKNPEVENSYEAERLGRENTERL, from the coding sequence ATGGCAATGCGAACGAAACAGAAAAAGGCACCGTGGGCTAAGGTAGATGTGCACCAAGCGCCGACCTCTCCCACCGAAATCTTCATCAAGTTCGGGTTAATGAGTACAGTGAGAGGCATTCCAAGAATCTTCAAGGCGAGGAACAGATTTCTCTCCATCTTCTGGGCAACTACTGTGATCGCTTTCCTAGTAGTTTCTTTCTTCCAAGTTTATCAAATAGTTGACGGTTTCTTAGGCTATAATATCAAACAGGAACATAATATAAAACTCTCTCGGAGTGCAACATTTCCCGATATCACTGTATGCAGCTTACAGCCGTTCAGGAGTAAGAAATCATTGATGAGCGACAAAGTGAAAAGAGCCGATGCACTGATTAATGAGTATTTCTTTAACGTCTCGAAACGGATTACTAACCAGTCGTATGAAGACTATATTGAGACGGAGTTCCAGTATAAGGCTGGCAGTGTACACTGGAGTCGTGATAATGATCACTactatgatgacgatgaggctTTACTGAACTTAGATTGGTGGGGTGATGCCGATTCCGAGGGTGGGAATGACGAAACACCAACATATGACTCAGGTGACACGGCTGGATGGACAGTGCGGAACCGTAGAAAGCGGACACCAAAAATCAACCTTGCTAATAAAAGAGAGCACTTAGTTGATGATGAAACTATGCGGAACATTCTGATGACAACTACTGGCCTGTACCAAAACATTCCGAGGCAACTGCAGCAGAAGTTAGGCCACCAGAAAACGATTATAGATCAGTGCATCTACACTGTACAGACTGTAAAGGAGAAGCGCTTGGAAACAGTTAACTGTACGATCCAGGTTTTCCACTTCCCGCAGTACTTTAATTGTTATACGATTTCATTAGGAAAAGGGAAGGGCACCGTTTTAGAAGTGGTCGTAAACTTGTTTCTGGACGATGACGTTTCTTTGGAGTATCCGAAACATTACACACGCGACACAGATTCTCAAAAACACGGCGTGAGAGTGGTGATACATGATCCGTATAGTTACCCGGATGTTCGTCACGACGGCCATGACGTTCCACCTGGAATGTCagcaaattttattttgaggacCAATATGCGGAAGCATTTAGCGGCACCGTACGGTACATGTTATAATGACGCTGCGCCGATAGAAGATATGCACGGCAATCAGTTTAAATACCGCAGGAAAACGTGTGAAGATCAAGCAATTCAGCGGAAAATTAACAAAGACTGTCACTGCATTGATCCAGGTAAGATCACAGATCCCGTCACTTCTCGTAACCTCTCGCTTCCAAACGGGAGGCTGCCGTACTGTATGGACATTCGCTTCAGTAAAACGACTATTTCATCTCGGCTAGCATGTATGTATGACTACAACATGAATCCACCAGGACCAGGGCTGTACAAGTGCCCATCTCGCTGCAAACATTACGCGTACATTACCACAATGGATATGGCCAAATGGCCTCACGAGTCTTTTCATCTCCCCCTGTACGAAACAGCACAACAAGACCGCAATGTCAGCTTCCCACATTTGGACAAAGCTATCCATAAAATGAAGGAAGCAGAATCAAACGATACAGCAGAGCAACTAAGAGAGACAATTGAAACTTCGGTGACCGACTGGTTGTTAAAGACGCACGTTTTCCAGCGGAACTTTGCGTCTTTGACAGTGAGGAGGCCCACTTTTGAGGTCAATTATATTGTGGACAAGCCATCCATCGATGCACCTACCCTGATGAGCCGGATTGGTGGAATCATGAGTTTCTGGTTGGGAATTACATTTATAACGATCATAGAATTCGTGGAAGTTGTTTATGATGCTATTTCCCTCATGTTAAAGAACCGTAAAAAAAGGCTTAGGCGGAAGAACCCGGAAGTGGAGAATAGTTATGAAGCTGAACGTTTGGGAAGAGAAAATACGGAACGTTTATGA